Within the Magnetovibrio sp. genome, the region GCTGCAATACAACAACGGCACCTCATGGGTCGACGTGACGTTGAACCAGGAAATCACCAAGGCCGACATCGATGCCGGAAAACTGCGCTTCGTTCCGGCCGCAAATGCCAGCGGCACCAACTACGACCATTTCGGGTTCAAGGTCTCCGACGGCACCTCCTACTCTTCTTCCGCCTACACCATGCAGGTGGACGTCACGGCGGTGAACGATGCACCGACGGCGGCGGACAAAACTTTGACGACGGCGCTGAACACATCCGTCGTCGTCAAAGCCAGTGATTTTGGATACAGCGATACCGAAGGCGACGCGATGACTAAGGTCAAAATCACGACCTTGGAAAGCAACGGTACGCTGCAATACAACAACGGCACCTCGTGGGTCGACGTGACGTTGAACCAGGAAATCACCAAGGCTGACATTGATGCCGGAAAGCTGCGTTTCGTCCCGGCCAACAATCAGAGTGGCAACGGCTACGACAACTTTAAATTCCAGGTCCATGACGGCAGCACCTACTCGACCTCGGCAAACACCATCACGTTCAACGTGACACCAAACACTGCTCCGGACATCACGTCCAACGGCGGTGGATCAACGGCAACCATCACGGTTGAAGAAAACACCACCACTGTGACCACCGTGACCGCGACCGATGCGGATAGTGACACTTTGAGCTTCTCGATTACCGGCGGTGAGGACAGTGGGAAATTTTCCATCGATCCGACCACCGGGTCACTGACGTTCAAATCTGCACCGGATTATGAAAACCCGACGGATGTGGGCGAAAACAACAGCTATGTGGTTGAGGTGACCGTGTCCGACGGCCGGGGTGGGACAACCGTCCAGACCATTACGGTCAACGTCACCAATGTCGAAGAAACCGTTCATGTGCCGCGCCCCACGCCGCCGGCACCGACACCCACGCCACCGGCGCCGACACCGCCGGCACCGACCTCGCCACCGCCGACCATTGCGTCTCCGGTGGTGACGACGCCGATTACCCCGACGCCGACACAAACGCCAGAGCCGCCAACGGAGACGGTGATCGAAACAACGGCGACACAGTCGACCAACACGGTGATGTTCAGCGGCATCGGCACCAGTCAGCAAACGGTACAGGACATCGCGATTTCCGTGTCCAGTTCAGCGACCAGTATTGCGGCGGCTGCGTCCACCCAGGCGACCGCCCAAGCCACGGCCACGCAAGCAACCAACCAGACCACAGCACAGGACAGCTTGGACACCGGTCAGGCTGGACAAGACAATGGAGCGGATGGTCCGGGGCGTAAAGTGTCTGCCATCCAAAGTTATGTCATCTCAGCCAAAGACAACAGTGGCGCAGGCAAGGTCACGGTTTCGGTTGAAGAAGGCTTACCCGCATGGATGAGAATCGAAACGGATGGGGCCACGGGGACGATGATCCTGAAGGGCGAGCGCCCCGATGACGATACCTCGACATACCAAGTCAAAATTAAAATGAAGCGCCTGGATGGCCAAGAAGTTGACGCCGTCATCTCCATCGAGCCTGTTGTTCTGGAAGGCGATGTATCGGGCGCAGGGCAACCGCAAGGCGCTAACCAAGGTGATACAGGGCAATCAGCGGAAGAAGGGGGACAGCCTGGTCCGCAAGCCTCTCTTGAGTGGATGCAGCAGTTGCTCGCCGCCTTGGATGGCGAACAAGACGGCCAAGGCGAGGAAACTCAAGTCGATGGGCCCATGTTAGCTCATGACGGTTTCTCTGATCAGCTGGCTGCGGGACGTCTGGCGAAAGACATTTGGCAAGAGCGTCTAATTCAGGCATAACCCAATAACCATAAAATATGATTTAAAGTGCGCTTTCCGGGAAGCTGAAATGAAACATCGCTCGACCCTGTCTAGGTCGTTCACCACTGTGATTTTTACACTGTTTGTCACGGGCTGTGCCGTGGTGACAGAACCGTTGACCATTGGCGAACGGCAAAAGCTGATGATCGACACCATGAACGCGGTTCAGAAACAAGAACTTGAGCCAGGCCAAGCCGTCACACTGCACGAGGCCATGGCCCGAGCCTTGATCTATAATTTTGAAACCCGCTTGGATGCGTTGGAAGAAGATATCACCAGGGATCGCATTTCATCTGGATACTGGGATTTTCTGCCCCAAGCCATCGCCTCTGCGTCGACCAGCCGGCGTTCCAACATGTCGGCTTCGAATAGTGTTTCCGTCGATAGTGGCAACGAATCCCTGACAACATCGAGTTCCACGGAAAACGCACACCAAACTGCAGACCTGCGGTTTACCTGGAATGTTCTCGATTTTGGGGTCAATTATTTCAACCTCAAACAAACTGCGAACCAGTCATTGATGGCCCAGGAGCGCCACAAACGCGTTGTGCGTGAGCTCCTCCAAGATGTCCGCAGTGCTTACTGGCGTGCGGTGGCATCGCAACGGTTGCTGGATCAAGTCACATCCATGTTGCTGCGTGTCAACGCGGCGATCGAAACCGCCAACC harbors:
- a CDS encoding Ig-like domain-containing protein, with translation LQYNNGTSWVDVTLNQEITKADIDAGKLRFVPAANASGTNYDHFGFKVSDGTSYSSSAYTMQVDVTAVNDAPTAADKTLTTALNTSVVVKASDFGYSDTEGDAMTKVKITTLESNGTLQYNNGTSWVDVTLNQEITKADIDAGKLRFVPANNQSGNGYDNFKFQVHDGSTYSTSANTITFNVTPNTAPDITSNGGGSTATITVEENTTTVTTVTATDADSDTLSFSITGGEDSGKFSIDPTTGSLTFKSAPDYENPTDVGENNSYVVEVTVSDGRGGTTVQTITVNVTNVEETVHVPRPTPPAPTPTPPAPTPPAPTSPPPTIASPVVTTPITPTPTQTPEPPTETVIETTATQSTNTVMFSGIGTSQQTVQDIAISVSSSATSIAAAASTQATAQATATQATNQTTAQDSLDTGQAGQDNGADGPGRKVSAIQSYVISAKDNSGAGKVTVSVEEGLPAWMRIETDGATGTMILKGERPDDDTSTYQVKIKMKRLDGQEVDAVISIEPVVLEGDVSGAGQPQGANQGDTGQSAEEGGQPGPQASLEWMQQLLAALDGEQDGQGEETQVDGPMLAHDGFSDQLAAGRLAKDIWQERLIQA